The window tgggtaaaaaaaaccacttcttcagatgcatggagtgaaaattacagatacaggcataaatatactgacacatgaagtatatgtcttattacaacaatctataaacTATTAACTAACCTTTGTCCTAtgattgcagaggtgttaattgccaacttcattttgaatggtttcttgcaatgtgttaactccttatgcttagcaatctgtttcaccttgtatttagcagcaacattctgagtacctttcccagatctgaagaagagctctgtgtagctcaaaagcttaccAACACAAACTACTACTTCACCATCTTGTGTCATTCCTGTCCTAGGACCAACATAGCTATAACACCACTGCAAACAACTATGCATAAATTAGTAAATTCCCTGCTTGCCTcttgaaaatatattattgctgAGTGGGTGGGGTTCATTTAAAATAAGCAAACGAACAAGATCTTTTGAAACTGGTCTTAGATCACCTGGACATACATGTGATCAGCCCATTCTGACATTTAAAATCATGTAGTTAAGACAAAAGTATCCAGAAAATAGCTTATCTAGATCTCTTAAGGTAGATGGctgcataattttaaaaaatggcttttggggagagggaagagaagccTGTTACAGTAgagcctcagagttacaaacaccagggttaagaactgaccagtcaatcacacacctcatttggaaccaaaagtatgcaatcaggcagcagcacacacacacgcacacacacacaccacagagtACAGTATTGTATTAAACATAaattactaaaaataaataaagggaaagcaatatttttcttctgtatagtaaagtttaaaaactgtattaagttaatgttcacttgtaaacttttgaaagaacaagcatggcgttttgttcagagttatgaacaacctccattcccgaggtgttcgtaactctgacgTTCTACTGTATGCGTTAGTGCTGCCCACTGCAGTGGGGGAGTTCCAGGTTCCAGTTCCAGAATGCTATTACCTCATTCCCTGGCCTAGCTCATAGCCTGGGGGAGTGCCTTGCAATTCTCAACAGAGAACCTTCTGACTGTTTATGAAATGGTGTTAACAGACTCCCACTATGCACAACAGCCCAAAGGGACCATTCTGCCCAGTTCTTCTCAGCTATAATGACAGGTGGTTATAGTCTAAGGAGTGAAGAACAGGCACTGGGATAATATTAGGGATGAAATCTTGACCCCATTGGAATCAAggtcaaaactcccattcaatGTGGTCAAGATTTCCCTGCAGGACTTCATGCAGTAGACTCTCCCTTAGGAAATgcattgggtttttttaatgctgtAACAATAGTATCAACATTCCCCCATGTCCCCACACATCTGTGTTTATTTTAGAGAAATAGCTTCACATAGAGAACCCAGGATTTATATTTCATGGTACATGGTCATTCGAGAGAGCAGATTTTTTTCACAAATACATTGTAATGCTCGTTTGTGGGTGAGATCATCTTGGAAAAACTTCACATGCCCTGAATAGGTAGAGTAGCTCTTGTTCATTTTCTGTTACTAGCTGATGAATATAGACCAGACATTCTGATATAGGACATACACAAAATAATGTTGTGTACTTATAAAACAGTGTAATATTCCTGAAAATGCACCCTAACGAAAATACTCTAGAATACATCCTATTGATTTGACTTATGGGTAAACCCTCAATAGACATCACTATTGTTTATTTTACCACCTAATGATCATTGTGTCACAGTCCTCAAATGATTGATTAATGCTATTTTAATGAACTCCAATAACAAGAGGATCTGATCCTGTTCCGATTGCAGTCAATTGGGGTTTTGCTATTGATGTTAGTGGAAGCCAGGTCAGCTTTACTTTATTATAGTTTATGGGAATGTCCACAGTATGGTAGTAACTTTTTAGAGAGAATAAGGAACAGCCGCTACCCTGGCAAGCTTGCAGTCAGAGGTGAGATGGACAGAAAAATAGGGTAGGGCTAGAGTAAGTGGGAAAGAGTTTCTTTTATTCCTTAATTCtcacaaaaaaattcaaactaAACTGGTAACAATCAACTCAAATGTCATGATAACAGAGTTTTCAAAATTATAAATCCATCAGAGCTCTTGACTGAAATACATTGAACATTTGGCTTTCTCTGCCCATTGCAATCCAaaaaaatatgcttttaaaaGAGTAACTTTACTTAATCTCCTCCTGCCTTAGATGCCCTTATCCATAACAGGAAGGGGAACTGCAATCTAATGATAGCCAATGAGGGCATCCTTCTGAAATTAACACCAGTTGTAACAAATGGAACTCTCAATATGACATCAGAACTGGCTTCATTATATTTCTGTCCTTGTGTGTGTTACTGCTTACGTGAAGGGGTATTTAATCTGTGTTACCATGTACTGTGTATGGGGAGGGCACCTGTGCTATGGTGAAATGTAGTCATTCACAGTTGAAACCCAGAGCCTAGTTGTTTGTTATACAGACATCAGCCAGTTGTCAAAATCTGTTTTGGTCTTTTAAAATACCCAGAAGGTCATTATAAATAGAACCTGTTAGATCCATCAGCTTAATCTCATGCTTTGTATGTGATTTTTAAGTGCCTTCTCTTCTGTATACTTGAAATGTAGCCATCTGAAAGCCAGATTTTGCCACCCTTTTTGACAATTAGCAGTTCCATAATCTGCAGGTAGCCCTATTAAAATCACTACATAGGTTTGGTTTtaatttcccattgaaatcaatgatgtACAAACCTGCTATCAGTAAGaatggcaggatctggccctataagAATACAGTTATGAAGACTGATACTACATAAAATGTGAACAGTTTTGCAACCTCTCTTCATTCTAGTTATGCATCTTATTAGTGTACATCAGGTTTAGTTTACAGAATTTGTTGTCCCACTTCTGCTCATAAATGAGGAGGACATAAAAATGAATACTCTGAATCTTCTCCTGGTGTGTTGGCTGGATTCCATCCACAACACTATTTTATTGCACATTAAAGTAATCCATTTTCTCATGGGTGCTAGAAAGCTGACACCTCTTGTGGTTTTTTCCAAAGCACTGTCTTATGTTATTGACTTCACTCTGCAGCTTTTGCACCAAGTTCTGTATTTTATTTAGTAACCAATCAGCACCATTTTTTAAGTCCTCGACTCTCTGAAGGCCTAATTCTCCAAACTGAACTGTAGAGACAGCATGCCAGACTTCCTGCTCCAGGTTAAATAAAGGATGCAGTAGTCAAGTGACATTGCCATGGCTGTCATTACATAAAGTGCTCTATCTCTAGTGCTGTCCTACTTGTCATTGGTGTGATCCTTTTGGAAAATAGATTTAAGGAGGCATTTCCCACATGCCAAATGTCCCAGATTAGATTAGACTCCTCCTTAACTGGAAAGGTTCCTGCTAATTTCTAAATTGTATCTTCAGCGAAACCTGAGTCTGTGGCTGATCTACACTTTTCAGCcttcagattttgtttttatGTTAAGCCAGAGGCACAGCTGTATTTCCATACCGAGTGTGTTCTCATCTTCTTTATTGTTTAGCAGGAGTGGAAATGTTTGGTAACACTTGTGTATCAGGGACAATAGAATTTAAAGAGAGTGAGGAATGGCACAGATGAGCTTTGTTCACCATTGTTAGTGTTGTTTATTCGCATGACTATTTTCCAGTTACTGTCCACTGCTACCCAAATTTTTAAACAATTGTCACAAAATACAGGAGAAATTGCAGGCTGCACAGTGTAGGATTGTTATTAAAAacctgcatacacacacacacaccacaagatGCTTTGTGAGGCTTCTAAAATATTTTGCATGCTGTTAACAGGCAACTAACTATGACCCAGTTAAGAACTGTAAGTTAAGGTATTCTGTTTAATGCACTatacatgtaattaaaaataataagataAGAAGAAAGTGACTGGTAGTGGGTCTGGTCAGTACAGCTGTAGGGACTTCCATAGACCAATTTctaattgtgtatgtgtgtgtaatacCAAGTTTATCTTGATTTAAGTTCTAAAACAAGTTTTAGAAGATTTCTGTTATAAAAGAAAGGAtctgttaataaataaaataaaagttataCAGAGTAAGGAAGTAGAGGCAATACTGATGACTTCAAAAGagcattcattttcttttatgcAGCACTAAATGTACAAAGTTTTGTGATGATAAGCTGCTGATAGATCCCATGGTGCTGAAGAAGAAGCTAAATAGGATGGCAACAGAACCAGGGGCTTTTGCTGTCCTCAGCAGCCTGCTGCTTTACATCACAGACCTCGCAGCCTGCGACCCACAGATGCCGAGGAAGAAGGCAAAATGGGCAGAAGGCAAAGGAAGCAAGGTGATTTGTAATCCTGAATGCCAAAGTGCAGACAAGAGCAAGCGCCCCACAAGATTCCAGCTTTTGCAATCCAAGTTCATGAATAACAATCATGAACCTTACATAAAGAAGACAAGAGAAGTTGGCAAACTAATCATTAAAGAAAAGCAGTGGGTAAACAGGGGCTGTCTAAATGCCACTGTTAACAAATTAGACAAAAATAAGGAGAAAAAAGGAAGTGGTCAAGCACCAGAAGAGAACAAAAAGATAATGCCCAATGAGAGGGTCAAGTGGAATGGTCTGAGTGGGAAAAATACAGTGAAAAACATTCTGAAGAAATTTTTAGCTGCAGGGGAGAAAGAAACTAAGGAGAATGCTTCTGTCTGGAAAAAGAAAGAGCCAAACAGCAATTTGCCAAAAATAATCAGCAGGAATTCTGTTTTCTCCAAACTGAAGGAAAAGTTTGAACAGGCAAGTTCTGTTTGTTCAGCCACAGAGGCGAAAACATTGCTGTTGCGCAAAGGTAAGAAAAATACAAAGGCCCCAAGTAGAACACCTATTCACAAACCAGAGGTCACAGTGCTCCACACTGTAACAGCCACAGTTCTAAATAGCCCTCGGTCCCAGTATTTAGTGTGTACAATGGCTCCAATGCCTAGATTCAGTGTTGTGACTGAAATTAGCCATCCTTGGAGCTGGTGGACAAACAACACTGATAGTAATCAGCCTTTTGATCTTGGCACTCAAATGGGAGAAGTGAGTGACTCTGACAACAAACATGATATTAAGCCTGGTAAGAATGAAATGCTAGAAAATAGAGCACAAGACAGAGAGTACAAAGGACAGATGCAAACTGTACAATGTGTAATGCCCAAGGTCATGACTGACAACAAAGACAGCGCAGAGACTAAAATAGATTCCACAAACCAAGGACTTGGTTTTCTTCCTAATCTAGACTGCTCTTCTACTTTCTGTAAAAATAAAGCCCTTGCAGACAGCATTCCTACATTATCTAAACCCACATTATCTCACAAGGGGAAGAGCACATTAGCTGGATTTGATACATCTTCATTAGGGGATAATAAAGCTGCTCAAAATGTTAGTGAAGACAATCCATCTACTAACTTGCCTTATTCTGGTATAGCTGAAGGATCCAGTGCACACAAtccccaggatattaaagaggtTGATATTCCTAAAATAACAGTGAATGCATGCAGTTCAAAGGAGACAGAAATAGTTTTCTCAGAGTCAGAAAAAGATCCTCTCTTCACAAGCCAAAAATGTTTCCCGGAGGAGAAACTGTCGGAAAGTATTCCACGGTTTTGCTCCCCAGTAGTTCAGGCATCTCAGAATGTAGTGCCTCCAAGTGATGACCTGCAGTTAACTGTCAAAATACCAGTTACTGACAAAATGCCACCGCTGATGCCCAGGCAAGAAAATGCATCAGATTTTAAAGGCAAACGTTCCAAAGCAGCTGGAGAAAGGGAGAAATTTCACTATAAACAGGAAATATTTCCTAGTTCTAGAAAAAATGATTGCAAAATCACAGCTAAGCAAGAAGAGGAACCAGCCATAAACCCAAACAGGCTGTCTGATTGTCAAATGCAAACTGAACAAATAACCCAGGAATCACAGCCACATCAAATGCTTAGCCAACAAAATAACATTGATAATTTCAGCACTAATGTATCAAATCCGACTATGAATCAGACATACCAAGTACACTCATCAAATGattcaaagaaggaaaaaaatggtaTTGTAGAAGGAAAGCATATCTGCTCTGATTTTGAAAAGGACCAAGGGCCATTGTCAAGTTATTTAATGAAGCACAGGTGTTATATTCCAGAAGATAATTTTGGGAAGGACCAGTTATCCTCATCAAATGAAATGGCAAGTCAGGAAAACAATACTGCCAGAGAAAGGAGTACCGTGTGTCATCTGGAGACTTATCAAATGCCATCAAAGTATTTCATGAAGCATGAAAGTGACATTGCAGATGAGAATCCCTGGCCTAATTCTGAGACACGTCAATCATTCTCATCAAATTATTTAACAAAGCATGAAAACAGTGCTGCAGAACAAAGAATCTGGCATGCTATTGAAAAGCCCCCAATCCCATCATCAAAAGATTTGGTGAAAGATGAAACCTATAGTGTAGAAGATAAGAAGGCTTGTCATAATTCTGGTAAGTACCAATTACCTTCTTCAAATGAGTCTGTGAAGCATAAAGATGATATTATAGTAAAGAATACTAAGTATAATGGTGAGAATTACCAGACACCACCATCATCAAGTGATGTCATAAACCATGAAAATAATACAGCCAAAGAGAAGAATATCCATCATGTTTTTGAGAAAAATCAGTTACTCTCACCAAATGAACTGGGGAAGCATGAAAATAATACTGCAGAAGAGATAAGTCCCTTGAGTAATATAGAGAAATCCCAATTACCCTCATCAAATGCACTGGTGAAGCCTGAAAATAATACCACAGTAGGGAGAATCCCCTTGAATAACTGGGAAAAGTACCGACTACCCTCGCCAAATGGATCAGAGAAGCATGAAAATAATACTGTGGTAAAAACAAGACCCTGGGGTAATCTGGAGCAGGACCAACTGCCAATTCCAAATGATGCTCTGAATTATGAAAATGAGAAGAGAGGTGAGAACTTTGAGAAaaaccagtttccttcctcaAATGAAATGGTGACACATGAAAATAATAGTGCAAGTGAGAGAAATAACTTACATAAATATGAAGAGTACCAAATGCTGTCATCAGATGATGGCTTGAAGCATGAAAATGATATGATGGTAGAGAAGAATGCTACTGCAACAGAGAGAAATACCTTGTGTAACTCTGAGATGTTGCAAATACCGACATCAGGTGATTTTATAAAGCATAAGGATAAtaatgcaaaagagaagaattcttctagtTTTGAGACATGCCAATTACCCTTATCAAAGAATAAAATAAACACTCCAGGACCGAGAAATACTTTGTGTAACATCAAATACCAAATGCCAACAAGAGATTTAGTGGAAAATGAATATGACACAACAGAAGAGGAAAGCACCTGTTGTAATACTGAGAAATACCAACTGTTCTCATCTCATGAATCAATGAAACATGAAAATAATGCTGCAGAGGCAAGAAATATCCAGAGTAACTTTAAGAATTACCAAAAGCCTTCATCAAGAAATATAGGGAAGCATGAAAGCAAAACTGTCCAAGAGAAGAGTACCAATCATAATTTTGAAGAGTACCAGTTACTCTCAAGAAATGCACCACAGAAGCATGGAAAGAAAGCTGCAGTAGAGACAGATACCTTGTGTAACCCTAAGAAGAATCAAAAACCATCATCAAGTTCATTGGTTAAGCATGAAAATAATGTTACAGTAGAGAAGCAACAACAAACACCATTGTCGGATGATTTTGTGAAGCATGAAACTGAAACTGTGGAAGAGAATAATAAACATCATAGTTCTGAGAAGTACCAGTTAACCTCATCAAATAAATTGGTCAAGCATGGAAAAAATACCACAGTAGAGAAAAAGCAACAAATACCAACATCAAATGATTTTAGAAAGCATGAAACTAACACTGTGAAAGAGAAGAATAAACATCATAGCTCTGAAAAGTACCAATTAACCACATCAAATAAATTGGTGACACATGGAAAAAATACCGCAGTAGAGAAGAAGCAACAAATACCAATATCAAATGATTTTAGGAAGCATGAAATTAGTactacagaaaagaaaaatccaCATGTCAAAGTTGAGAAATACCAGTTATCCTCCTCAAGTAAACTGGAGAAGTATGAAACTAATAGTTCAGGAAAGAAAAATAGTTTGTGTGACTTTGAGAAGTATCAAGCTTCATTGCCAAGTGATCTCATGAAGCATCAAAGTGATTCAGCATTAGAGGAGAATACTTGGCATAACATCGATAACTACCAAAAATTACCCCTATCCAATGATGTATCCAAACATGATAAAAATACTGTAGAACAGGGGAAAACCCAGCATGGCTTTAAGAAGTACCATAAACTATCATCAAATGATTTAGCAAAGCATGAAAATGTTGCTGCTGAAGGAAAGGCCAGGAGACAAGGGTCTGATCAAACAAATGACAGAAAAACAGAACTCCAGGACTGCGCAAGAACAGCAGCACAAGCAAAATACATAGCAGAAAGTTACAGTGAAGGACCTCTAAATTCATCTTTTAAACCAATGATAGTTAGAGTAAGTGATACATTTAAACATCACACCTGAAATATCTCTACAGGTAAACTAATGACCTCAATTATTTGTGTCATCAGATCTTTCTTTTTTCCATCAGTGTTCAAGACATTAAATTATCACTTTGTAATTGCATGGATATTGATGCGTATTTCTTAGGGTGCGattcttttccctttcttaaacaCTGGCCAGAAGATCACTGCAAATATATCATCAAATTAATCATCAATTTATTATGAGAGGGACTGAGAGATCATCAACAATTTAATCCTGCTCCAATCTCTCCT of the Gopherus flavomarginatus isolate rGopFla2 chromosome 1, rGopFla2.mat.asm, whole genome shotgun sequence genome contains:
- the ADPRHL1 gene encoding inactive ADP-ribosyltransferase ARH2 isoform X1, whose product is MEKFKAAVLLAGVGDALGYRNFTRENSALGAKIQEELKEIGGLENLVLSGDKWPVSDNTLMHMATAEAVITDYWCLEDLYRDLVKHYVEIIDKLPGKWSDPATIEGCSQLKPDNYLLAWHTPFNEKGSGFGAATKAMCLGMKYWKPERLETLIEVSIECGRMTHNHPTGFLGSFCTALFVSYAIQGKPLVQWGREMMKVVPMAEEYCKKTIRHMAEYQEHWFYFEAKWQFYLEEREITEDNQNKPVFPDNYDAEEREKTYRRWSSEGRGGRRGHDAPMIAYDALLGCGGDWTELCNRAMFHGGESAATGSIAGCLYGLLYGLNKVPKGLYQDLELRERLEYLGESLYRRSTEENTKCTKFCDDKLLIDPMVLKKKLNRMATEPGAFAVLSSLLLYITDLAACDPQMPRKKAKWAEGKGSKVICNPECQSADKSKRPTRFQLLQSKFMNNNHEPYIKKTREVGKLIIKEKQWVNRGCLNATVNKLDKNKEKKGSGQAPEENKKIMPNERVKWNGLSGKNTVKNILKKFLAAGEKETKENASVWKKKEPNSNLPKIISRNSVFSKLKEKFEQASSVCSATEAKTLLLRKGKKNTKAPSRTPIHKPEVTVLHTVTATVLNSPRSQYLVCTMAPMPRFSVVTEISHPWSWWTNNTDSNQPFDLGTQMGEVSDSDNKHDIKPGKNEMLENRAQDREYKGQMQTVQCVMPKVMTDNKDSAETKIDSTNQGLGFLPNLDCSSTFCKNKALADSIPTLSKPTLSHKGKSTLAGFDTSSLGDNKAAQNVSEDNPSTNLPYSGIAEGSSAHNPQDIKEVDIPKITVNACSSKETEIVFSESEKDPLFTSQKCFPEEKLSESIPRFCSPVVQASQNVVPPSDDLQLTVKIPVTDKMPPLMPRQENASDFKGKRSKAAGEREKFHYKQEIFPSSRKNDCKITAKQEEEPAINPNRLSDCQMQTEQITQESQPHQMLSQQNNIDNFSTNVSNPTMNQTYQVHSSNDSKKEKNGIVEGKHICSDFEKDQGPLSSYLMKHRCYIPEDNFGKDQLSSSNEMASQENNTARERSTVCHLETYQMPSKYFMKHESDIADENPWPNSETRQSFSSNYLTKHENSAAEQRIWHAIEKPPIPSSKDLVKDETYSVEDKKACHNSGKYQLPSSNESVKHKDDIIVKNTKYNGENYQTPPSSSDVINHENNTAKEKNIHHVFEKNQLLSPNELGKHENNTAEEISPLSNIEKSQLPSSNALVKPENNTTVGRIPLNNWEKYRLPSPNGSEKHENNTVVKTRPWGNLEQDQLPIPNDALNYENEKRGENFEKNQFPSSNEMVTHENNSASERNNLHKYEEYQMLSSDDGLKHENDMMVEKNATATERNTLCNSEMLQIPTSGDFIKHKDNNAKEKNSSSFETCQLPLSKNKINTPGPRNTLCNIKYQMPTRDLVENEYDTTEEESTCCNTEKYQLFSSHESMKHENNAAEARNIQSNFKNYQKPSSRNIGKHESKTVQEKSTNHNFEEYQLLSRNAPQKHGKKAAVETDTLCNPKKNQKPSSSSLVKHENNVTVEKQQQTPLSDDFVKHETETVEENNKHHSSEKYQLTSSNKLVKHGKNTTVEKKQQIPTSNDFRKHETNTVKEKNKHHSSEKYQLTTSNKLVTHGKNTAVEKKQQIPISNDFRKHEISTTEKKNPHVKVEKYQLSSSSKLEKYETNSSGKKNSLCDFEKYQASLPSDLMKHQSDSALEENTWHNIDNYQKLPLSNDVSKHDKNTVEQGKTQHGFKKYHKLSSNDLAKHENVAAEGKARRQGSDQTNDRKTELQDCARTAAQAKYIAESYSEGPLNSSFKPMIVRVSDTFKHHT